CTATTattactgttttaatattttacaatacAGTTCACTAACATGTACATCACGATTGGTCACTTGACAAGGGACAGGTCGCGCAAATTAGCATCTCCTGTTATGAATTTGGACAATCGAACAAGAAGTCTCATCCTATAACATGAGTGACACAAGGATACAACTGTAGAAGAAATTAAGGTCGAGAATAGACACAAGTTTATCGTATTATTGGATGCTATTAATCACTCTTTGCTCAATGTGATTCATCATTTCATATTGAAACAAGGGTACAGGGTAAAGAAAGTGAATGTTCGTGATATGGTATTGAATCACTACAAGTTTCAAGCTTGGCCTGAATTTAAGGCTAAATTTAGGAGAAGGGTATTGGCTTATGTTGTCCATTGGACGAAAGAATTGAATCCATGTTCGAACACTCAAACCGAACGAGAACCAATTCGAATAATCAatcgttttttttttaatacgaTCGAACCTGGGACTAGGATTTAGTCCGGTTGAGCCTAAAGATTGGCCATCGAAGTTTTGTGAGGTATATGATAATGGTTTAAAAGATTTGATACGAAGATGGTTCGCACTAAAGTCTCCAACTCGATTACATTATCATATGGCATGGCAAAATTGACCAGTTAGAATTGATTGATTatcttttgtttatttttctctttagtTTCTTTTATAATTGTACCATAATTAAggatgattttgattttttatgtaAAGACAATTGATTATTGTTTTATTAATTAGTTTGTATGCAGCCTGGGGGACAGACAGGGTAGTTAGATTTCCTCATCGAATTTAatctatttcaaaaagaattattCTGTTTTTTTGTACAGttatttaatttcaacttttaacaacatatttaagattaGAAAATTACAAGACATATTAATACATTCAATAGATATTTAGTTTAAGaacacaaaatttaaaagtatttttactttcttaaattctGTGTTACATCAAATTTAagcaaacaaattaaaacagaaGGTTCCTTATTAGTTCTTGTTTTGTGCTAATTaatcctccccaaatgcaagtAGCTAACCTTATTTCTTTTGGAATTAACTTTGAGCTGTTACTGGGGTGCTTGGTGACATTTATTATACTGGTTTCGTTTGCATGGTTTTTAAAAAGACATAGTTTGCACAATGAAATTTTTGGGATTATAAAAGCATACTATGctaataagattaaaaaaaagtttaaaaaacaaaattatatatatagagagagagatattAAGGCTCAAACCATTCCCCAAAAGAATTATTGTTTACTGGAACTTACCAAATTTGGGTCTATTGAAGCTTAACACAAAGGGGAGTTTGACCTCTTCCTAGTGTTAAAGATGCATATTTTTGAACTATAGAGACTTTACCATTGAAGTGGATTCATTATCTCTTGTCCAAATGATCAGTAAAAAcaaatgattaatgaaaacaaatgataTATTATAAGCTAAACAAGATTATTGAAGAGGTTCAATATCTGAAGACATTTGCTAATGTCAAGATCAAACAATGTTTTAGAGAGGTCAATAAGGTTGCAGATCATCTTGCTAAATTAGTTGCGAGTAGTCCGCATGAGGCCTATTATGACACTTAATCAACAACTTCTAATGAGGGCTCCATTCCAATCGAACAAGAGCCAAATGCATTCTATAAGGCTCAAATACGACAAGAAAGACTTTTTTGTTAGTTAGCTAAATAGGTTGTTTTTTTTagcgagaattgaaatatctaagttagtttttctctctctttttgtggaagataattttttatcattatgTTATATTCGAATGTATAAGGCCAAGCCCTAATAAGGAATGTTAGTAGCACATCAAATGAAATAGAGGACATCTGAACATGTGCTTTCTCTGAACACGGATGACTCAAGGGTGTGGCTAGTAAAACGTTTGCTTTAGGCCACCAAAATTTTGAGCTaccaaatttttttaataatgaagTAAAAGAAGgtacaaattttaaataaaaatgaaagaaaacaaaactatctactttttatcataaatattttgtaaCTTTGAATTAAACAACTCAAATCATTATATTAATAAATGAAGTTCATACAACAACATCCAAGCTAATATATTATAAACCAATGACTAACATCTTATTAACTGCAATTCATTCttacttttataaatattaatattaattaatacataaaatttaacGCTTAATATCAAGTAGTATGtaagaataaaaaagataactctaaattattattattattatgtacttgtgtatatatttaagaCCTCTTATTATTATGACGCTATTTTATGCTGATCTAACATTTCTATCAACAAAATTCTCTTTTATTCACCTAACTTACCTACTTTTTGCTCCTACCGGATCCAGTATTATCACCTTCCAATTCTCATTCCTTTGAGTTATTATGGCTGGAAAAGTTCCTATATTCCTTTTCTTTATCACTTCAATTTTCTTCTTTGCTACCCTTTATCACCTTTACCTTCGTGATTCTATCTCCGACGTCTCCTCCGTCGTTGAAGAAAATTATCTCCGACTTACTGATCCCCCACCTCCACCGAAAATCACCACCATTACTATCTCCTCCCCACCCCCGAAAATCACCATCACTACTATCTCCTCAAAAAAAACTGATAACCTCGCAATCCATGAAAATATCTCTTCACCTATAACTCCTTTTCAAATTCCACCGTTACCAGGTCCGATTTCATCTGTATCCATTCTAATGCCTGATTGGGAAGTATTCGTTATTGTCTCTCCCGATTATACCCCTCTAATTTCTCATCACGATTCTTATATTTGTGTACACGAAACAGGAGAAATTTCGCCGGCGATCCCTGCCGGCGAGCTCCTGTATCCGGTTCGGTCTTTGTTCAAATGCGAGTTTCCGAGGAGAACTCGCCGGAGATTGCCGTTTAAACAACCCATATTGATGAAATCGTCTGAAAATAAGAATGTTACGCCGCCGTCAACGATGACAGAGTTGTTGCGGTGGACGTTTCTCGTTTACGATTCGCTAACGACAGATGACGACATTGTTTTGTTTGTTAAAGGGTTGAATAATCGCCAAGGAATTAACAGAGAACCCAATGAATTTAGCTGTATTTTCGGTTACGGGGGAAATAAGGTAATTAGAACCAATGTGACAAGTTCAATACAAGAAGTTTTTCGATGTAACCGGCCTGATCCAACTGTTTTTGAAGGAGAGGGAATATCAATCTCTCTTGAAATTGTACTTCCTGTTCCGGTGGTTGTACCTTCTGTGGCATATTACAACCCGCCACGAAAATTGGAAAGTAACGAGAAGTTAGAGAGAGCTCGTCTTTGTGCATGTACCATGGTGTATAATGTTGGTAAATTCTTAAAAGAATGGATAttgtatcattcaaaaattggTGTCGAAAAATTCCTATTATACGACAATGCTAGTGATGATGATTTATACAGAATTGTCGATGAGCTTGTTCAGGATGGTTATGATGTGAAAACTTATTTTTGGGTATGGCCTAAAACTCAAGAAGCTGGTTTTTCGCATAGTACAATTTATGCTAAGGATTCATGTTCATGGATAATGTACATTGATGTGGATGAATTTGTGTACTCACCCTTATGGTCTAACTTATCGCTTCCATCGGAATCTCTATTGCATTCTCTGTTACCAAATCCTAAGAATATACAAGATCCATTACTTGACAAGAGACAAGTTGCAGAAATTAGTATCCCCTGTTATGAATTTGGACCATCGAATATGACAGTTCATCCTATAACAGGAGTGACACAAGGATATAACTGCAGAAGAAAATTCGAGAACAGACATAAGTCTATTGTATTATTGGATGCTGTTGATCACTCTTTGCTCAATATGATTCATCATTTCATATTGAAACAAGGGTATAAGGGAAAGAAAGTGAGTGTTCATGATATGACAGTGAATCATTATAAGTTCCAAGCTTGGCCTGAATTTAAGGCTAAATTTAGGAGAAGGGTATCGGCTTATGTTGTCGATTGGACGAAAGAATTGAATCCACGTTCAAAGGATCGAACCCCGGGGCTAGGATTTAGTCCTGTTGAGCCTAAAGGTTGGCCA
This Solanum dulcamara chromosome 1, daSolDulc1.2, whole genome shotgun sequence DNA region includes the following protein-coding sequences:
- the LOC129895191 gene encoding glycosyltransferase family 92 protein RCOM_0530710-like, with the protein product MAGKVPIFLFFITSIFFFATLYHLYLRDSISDVSSVVEENYLRLTDPPPPPKITTITISSPPPKITITTISSKKTDNLAIHENISSPITPFQIPPLPGPISSVSILMPDWEVFVIVSPDYTPLISHHDSYICVHETGEISPAIPAGELLYPVRSLFKCEFPRRTRRRLPFKQPILMKSSENKNVTPPSTMTELLRWTFLVYDSLTTDDDIVLFVKGLNNRQGINREPNEFSCIFGYGGNKVIRTNVTSSIQEVFRCNRPDPTVFEGEGISISLEIVLPVPVVVPSVAYYNPPRKLESNEKLERARLCACTMVYNVGKFLKEWILYHSKIGVEKFLLYDNASDDDLYRIVDELVQDGYDVKTYFWVWPKTQEAGFSHSTIYAKDSCSWIMYIDVDEFVYSPLWSNLSLPSESLLHSLLPNPKNIQDPLLDKRQVAEISIPCYEFGPSNMTVHPITGVTQGYNCRRKFENRHKSIVLLDAVDHSLLNMIHHFILKQGYKGKKVSVHDMTVNHYKFQAWPEFKAKFRRRVSAYVVDWTKELNPRSKDRTPGLGFSPVEPKGWPLKFCEVYDNGLKDLTRRWFELKSSPTPLHYRMAWQR